The sequence ATGCAAGCCATGTGCCGACGAACGGAAAATAGTAGTAATGTTGACAGAAGACAAATCACAGTCAAGATTATCGGTAATACTCTAAGGTCGACAATGTATACGACACCGATGAAAAATTAGCTTTATAGGCTTGTCGCCTCATGGTTAACTGTTGAAATAGGTAAATTAATCGCTAAACTTGGCTACGTGCTGATTGATACCCAGCCTGATTGAAGAGGGAAAACTACGATAAGCATGGTACAGAACCGCTACTGGCGACAGGTAGTCTTTGTGTGCTGTTATAGTCTGTCATTGGCGGCTTATAGTCAAGCAAAACAACCGATTGATTTATCATTCACCTATGTCGACCCTAAGTACAATAGGCCTATCTATGCTACCAATTATTTATGGGAGCGGTATACGAACGTAGCTAAGCTGGTGAGCGATTACAGTCATTTTAATTGCCTCCAAACGTTGGGACAGATCCGTTTTCGTGTCGAAAAAACGGGTGTCATCGATCAAGTTCAGGTAACAAGTAAGGCTTTTCCTGATTACCTGCCGGGGATGTTCCGCGATAGACTGGAAGCGAGCAAGCCTTATTGGACATGTGCCGACTGTGAGACGAAGGGGCCGGTATCAATCACAGTACCTGTTTTTATCCAGTTTGAAGTCGGCTGCCGGGGAAAACAGGATTCGGTCTATACGAACCACATGCTGGGTACGTTGCTGCGATTTCCGTCGGCTAACCTGCTTCCAATCCTGGGTATTCAAACGGGTGATCGGAGCTTAATGCTCTACCCTATTCTACTGGAAAGTATACGCTAATAAACCGTACCGTGATGATTACTAGACGATTACTATGCTTTTCCTTGCTGGTTGGGCTACTGTTGCTGCTTGGCTCATCGGTTTATAGCCAGTCGAAAACGCATCCAGAAAAGGCAACGATTTAGCTTACGTTCTCGGCGATGCATCCCCGCGCCAACGTACCTGTGTCGCCCGCTGATTTTATACACCGTGGTATTTTGGACGCGTGTCGAAGTGCCTATCAGCAATTGCCTAGCTGTTTTTATGGCTTCGATTGGATTCATTTTCGACTCACTGCGCCTAATAAAATCGACAGTATTCGAATCACCGGTGATTACCTACCCGAGTGGCTGACCGATTTTTACGAGTCCAAAATACTAGCCAGCCAACCGTTTTGGCACTACGTCGACAAGGCAAGCAACGGTCCGATTGTTATTGCTATACCGATTGATTTTGCCTTAGAAAGCGGGTGCGATGGAAATCGGTCGACAAAAGGAAGATACGAGCTCGAATCGGCAGCCATTGACAGCCTGTTTGCAGACAAAAAGCAGTTCTTACCTAGGCTCAAAGCTGTGCAAAAGGGGAAAAGGCAGGTGATTCTCAACCCCGCCTTTTTGCACTCAATGCGCTAAGCATGCTGACAGATGATCGGGTTACTCGCTATCGGTAGCGAGTAACCCGGTTTATTCTATGCCCCGGCCAGCTCCATCGCTAAAAACTTGCCGGTATAGCTGCCCGCTACTTTGGCCACTTTTTCCGGCGTGCCTTCGGCGATGATCTGCCCGCCTTTGCTGCCGCCTTCGGGGCCGAGGTCGATTACGTAGTCAGATACCTTGATCACGTCGAGGTTGTGCTCGATGATCAACACCGTATTGCCTTTATCGGCCAGCTTGTTCAGCACGTCGAGCAGGTGTGCAATATCCTGGAAGTGCAGGCCCGTCGTGGGTTCGTCGAGGATGTACAGCGTTTTGCCTGTATCTTTCTTCGACAGTTCTTCGGCCAGTTTCACGCGTTGCGCTTCGCCACCGCTTAGGGTCGTCGCGTGTTGGCCCAGCGTGATGTAGCCCAGTCCCACGTCGTTAAGGGTTTGTACCTTACGAAGAATTTTCGGCTGGCTCTGGAAGAAATCGAGCGCCTGCTCCACAGTCATGTCGAGCACGTCGGCGATGGATTTGCCTTTGAAACGGACCTCCAGCGTTTCGCGGTTGAAGCGTTTGCCTTTGCAGACTTCGCAGGGTACGTGTACGTCGGGCAGAAACTCCATTTCGATCTTCTTCATGCCAGCGCCTTCGCACTCTTCGCACCGCCCGCCTTTCACGTTGAACGAGAAACGCCCCGGTTTGTAGCCCCGAATTTTGGCTTCGGGCAGTTCGGCAAACAGCGTACGGATTTCCGAGAACATGCCCGTGTAGGTGGCCGGGTTTGAGCGCGGGGTACGTCCGATCGGCGACTGATCGACTTCAATGACTTTGTCGATGAACTCAAGTCCCTCGACGTTTTTGAAGGCCAACGGCTCGCGTTTCGACTTATAAAAATGGTGGTTCAGGATCGGGAAGAGCGTCTCGTGGATCAGCGACGATTTGCCACTGCCCGATACGCCCGTGATGCTGACCATCCGGCCCAAGGGCAGTTTGAGCGTTACGTTCTTGAGGTTATGGCCCGTGGCCCCCTTGATCTGCAAAAACTTTCCGCTGCCTTTACGGCGCTCGCCAGGTACGTCGATGGCTGTGCGGCCGCTGAGGTAGTTGGCGGTGGTTGAGCCGTTTTTCAGAAATTCTTCGGGCGTACCGGCTCCCACGACTTGCCCGCCATGCCGACCCGCTCCCGGCCCAATGTCGAGGATGTAGTCCGACTCCAGCATCATGTCTTTGTCGTGCTCGACAACCAGCACCGTGTTGCCCAAATCGCGCAGGTTCTTCAGCGACTCAATGAGCTTCACGTTGTCGCGTTGATGCAGGCCGATGCTCGGTTCGTCCATAATGTACAGGACGCCAACGAGTTGAGTGCCAATCTGCGTAGCCAGCCGGATGCGCTGCGCTTCCCCGCCCGACAGTGTCTTCAGCGACCGGTCGAGGGTTAGGTAATCCAGCCCGATGTCGACCAGAAAGCCAATGCGCTTCCGGATCTCTTTCAGAATTTCCTTGGCGATCACGTTCTGCCGGTCCGACAGGCGATCTTCAATCCCTACGAACCAGGCCGCCAGCACAGCAATGTCCATGCTCGCCAGCTCGGCAATGTTCTTGTCGGCAATGCGGAAATAGAGCGACTCTTTTTTCAGGCGGGCGCCGTTGCATTCGGGGCAGGTGTTGATCACGAGAAAATCGCGCAACCATTCCTGAATCTTCTCCGAGCCCGTTTCCTGTTGCTTTTTCAGGAAGTTGATGATGCCCTCAAACTTGGTGGTGTAATACGTCTCGCCGGGGTATTTCTTCGATGGAATCGGCGTTTCCTCCTCAGAGCCGTGCAGTAATACGTGCAGCAACTCGGGCGGGTACTTGCTTACCGGCGTCGTCAGGCTGAGTTTGTGCTTTTTCAGGATCACTTCCACTTCCTTGAAAAACCACAGCTCGCGATATTCGCCCAATGGCGCAATGGCCCCCCGGCTCACACTCAGCGATTTATCGGGGATGACCGACTCTTCGGTGATCTCTTCGACCACGCCCAATCCCTGGCAGGTGGGGCACCAGCCGTAGGGCGAGTTGAACGAAAACGAGTTGGGCGAGGGTTCATCGTAGCTGATGCCCGACTCGGGGTCCATCAGGTTCTGCGAGAAATAATGCAGCTTATTGTCCTGATCGAGTACCTGAATGGCGCCTTTACCCTGCTTCAGCGCCGTTTGCACCGATTGGCTCAGCCGGAAGCGATCATCGGCGCTCGGCACCAGGCGGTCGATCACGATCTCGATGTCGTGGACCTTGTAGCGGTCGACCTGCATCTTCGGCACAATATCCTGCACGGTACCATCGACGCGCACTTTGGTGTACCCCATCTTGGCAATTTGCACGAACAGTTCGCGGTAGTGCCCTTTCCGGCCACGCACCACTGGTGCCAGCAGCACGGTCTTGCGCCCGGCGTTCTGGTCCAGCAACGCATCCACGATCTGATCCTGCGATTGCCGGGTCATCTTGCGGCCCGTTGCGTACGAAAAGGCTTCACCCGCACGGGCGTAGAGCAGGCGCAGAAAGTCGAAAATCTCGGTAGTCGTGCCGACGGTCGAGCGGGGGTTTTTCGAGGTCGTTTTCTGTTCAATGGAAATTACCGGGCTGAGGCCGTTGATCTTATCCACGTCGGGCCGTTCCATATCGCCCAGAAAGGAGCGGGCATAGGCCGAAAAACTTTCCATGTAGCGCCGCTGCCCCTCGGCGTAGATCGTGTCGAACGCCAGCGATGATTTGCCCGAGCCACTGATGCCCGTAACGACCACCAGCTTATTGCGGGGAATCGATACGTCGATGTTCTTCAGGTTATGTTCGCGGGCGCCCAGCACGTCGATTTGCTCGTAGCCCGTGAGTTGCACGTCGGAAAGCGGTGAACCGGCGGCAATCGGCTCAGTATGTGTTGTTTGTTGTTCCTGTATCACTTGTTCGAAGTGGGTTCAACGGTCAATATCCAGGGGTCAACGTTGGGCTGTTTCATAGACGAAACCCAAACCCCAACCCATACACATCGACCATTGGGCGTTTTTTCAGGCCTTATCCAAATATCAACACCGATACCGAAATGGTAGTTTCCGGGGGCGGAAAGATGTGAAAGGCCACCCAGCAGCGAGGGTATCGCGGGGCGATTGGCTGTAAGTTGGGTAAAAGAGAGGAACGTACCCAGCCGTCCGTCATTTCGGCAACTGTTGTTGCCCCGTTTGGCTGTAAGTTCGCGTAACGGGCCATTTGGAACCGTTCTATCCTCTAGCACGTCTCATGAACAAACAACTAGTACCGGCTCTTGCAGCCCTTGCGCTTCCCTATATGACGAACGCACAATCACCCGCCCCGGTGCCATCGCCCGCGGCAGCCAAGCCCCCCGTAGCGGCCATAAAGCCCAAAACGCTGACTACCAATGGTCACACCCGTACTGATAATTACTACTGGCTCAATCAACGGGAAGACAAGGAGGTGATCAGCTACCTCAACGCCGAAAACGCGTATACCGATGCCCTGCTGGCCGCGCAGAAGCCGCTGGAAGAGAAGCTGTTTGCCGAAATGAAAGGGCGGATCAAACAGCAGGATCAATCGGTACCCTACAAAGAAGGCGCCTATTACTACCAGACCAACTACGTGCAGGGCGGCGAATACCCGATCTATGTACGGAAGAAAGGCTCGCTGACCGCCCCCGAAGAGGTCATGTTCGACTGCAACGTGCTGGCCAAAGGGCACAATTATTACAATATGGGCGGCTATGAGGTCTCGGACAACGACGAACTTGCCGTCTTCGCCGAAGATACTGTCAGCCGTCGGCTCTATACGTTGCGGGTCAAGAACCTGAAAACGGGCCAGATTTATCCTGAAGTCATCCCCAACGTTGAAGCGGGCAGCTTCGCCTGGGCGGCCGAC comes from Fibrella aestuarina BUZ 2 and encodes:
- the uvrA gene encoding excinuclease ABC subunit UvrA encodes the protein MIQEQQTTHTEPIAAGSPLSDVQLTGYEQIDVLGAREHNLKNIDVSIPRNKLVVVTGISGSGKSSLAFDTIYAEGQRRYMESFSAYARSFLGDMERPDVDKINGLSPVISIEQKTTSKNPRSTVGTTTEIFDFLRLLYARAGEAFSYATGRKMTRQSQDQIVDALLDQNAGRKTVLLAPVVRGRKGHYRELFVQIAKMGYTKVRVDGTVQDIVPKMQVDRYKVHDIEIVIDRLVPSADDRFRLSQSVQTALKQGKGAIQVLDQDNKLHYFSQNLMDPESGISYDEPSPNSFSFNSPYGWCPTCQGLGVVEEITEESVIPDKSLSVSRGAIAPLGEYRELWFFKEVEVILKKHKLSLTTPVSKYPPELLHVLLHGSEEETPIPSKKYPGETYYTTKFEGIINFLKKQQETGSEKIQEWLRDFLVINTCPECNGARLKKESLYFRIADKNIAELASMDIAVLAAWFVGIEDRLSDRQNVIAKEILKEIRKRIGFLVDIGLDYLTLDRSLKTLSGGEAQRIRLATQIGTQLVGVLYIMDEPSIGLHQRDNVKLIESLKNLRDLGNTVLVVEHDKDMMLESDYILDIGPGAGRHGGQVVGAGTPEEFLKNGSTTANYLSGRTAIDVPGERRKGSGKFLQIKGATGHNLKNVTLKLPLGRMVSITGVSGSGKSSLIHETLFPILNHHFYKSKREPLAFKNVEGLEFIDKVIEVDQSPIGRTPRSNPATYTGMFSEIRTLFAELPEAKIRGYKPGRFSFNVKGGRCEECEGAGMKKIEMEFLPDVHVPCEVCKGKRFNRETLEVRFKGKSIADVLDMTVEQALDFFQSQPKILRKVQTLNDVGLGYITLGQHATTLSGGEAQRVKLAEELSKKDTGKTLYILDEPTTGLHFQDIAHLLDVLNKLADKGNTVLIIEHNLDVIKVSDYVIDLGPEGGSKGGQIIAEGTPEKVAKVAGSYTGKFLAMELAGA